The following are encoded together in the Streptomyces flavofungini genome:
- the ccrA gene encoding crotonyl-CoA carboxylase/reductase, with translation MDALTEALQAGAPTPEWAGLAPPAAYLAAHLRAEDMDRFAPGEERDVRTTLRVDTVPMPELAPDEVLVAVMASSINYNTVWSATFEPVPTFSFLRRLGRQGGFAARHDQPYHVVGSDAAGVVVRAGAGVRRWAAGDHVVVSCVQVDDQEPATHADGMMGAEQRIWGYETNFGGLAHYAVVRASQLLPKPAHLTWEEAASVLLTAATSYRMLVSDKGARIKQGDIVLIWGAAGGLGGYALQMVKNAGGIAVGVVGSERKAAALRQLGCDVVINRAELGLDAGGSDPTPEQTIELGKRLGRAIRDALGEDPHVVFDYVGKATFGLSVFVVRRGGTVVTCGSSTGYDHHFDNRYLWMNLKRIVGSHAANLQEQWECNRLFQLGRLTPVLSDVYPLEKVGEAAALVQRNEHLGKVGVLCLAPEPGLGVTDPERRLALDPEGRNPFAARRPERA, from the coding sequence ATGGACGCGCTGACGGAGGCCTTGCAGGCCGGTGCGCCGACCCCCGAGTGGGCGGGCCTGGCGCCGCCCGCCGCCTATCTGGCGGCTCATCTGCGGGCCGAGGACATGGACCGGTTCGCGCCCGGTGAGGAACGCGACGTCCGCACCACTCTGCGCGTCGACACCGTACCGATGCCCGAACTCGCCCCGGACGAAGTCCTGGTGGCGGTCATGGCCAGCTCCATCAACTACAACACCGTGTGGTCGGCGACGTTCGAGCCCGTGCCCACGTTCTCCTTCCTGCGACGCCTCGGCCGCCAGGGCGGGTTCGCGGCCCGCCACGACCAGCCGTACCACGTCGTGGGATCCGACGCCGCGGGCGTGGTCGTGCGGGCCGGAGCGGGCGTGCGCCGCTGGGCCGCGGGAGACCACGTCGTGGTGAGCTGCGTCCAGGTGGACGACCAGGAGCCCGCCACGCACGCCGACGGCATGATGGGCGCCGAGCAGCGCATCTGGGGCTACGAGACGAACTTCGGTGGCCTCGCCCACTACGCCGTGGTGCGCGCCAGCCAACTGCTGCCCAAGCCCGCGCACCTGACGTGGGAGGAGGCCGCGTCCGTGCTGCTCACCGCGGCGACGTCGTACCGCATGCTGGTGAGCGACAAGGGTGCCCGGATCAAGCAGGGCGACATCGTGCTGATCTGGGGCGCGGCCGGCGGACTCGGCGGCTACGCCCTGCAGATGGTGAAGAACGCCGGGGGCATCGCCGTGGGCGTCGTCGGCTCCGAGCGCAAGGCGGCTGCGCTGCGGCAGCTCGGCTGCGACGTCGTCATCAACCGCGCCGAACTCGGTCTCGACGCGGGCGGGTCCGACCCCACGCCGGAGCAGACCATCGAGCTGGGCAAGCGGCTCGGGCGGGCGATCCGGGACGCGCTCGGCGAGGACCCGCACGTGGTCTTCGACTACGTCGGCAAGGCCACGTTCGGCCTCTCCGTGTTCGTGGTCCGGCGCGGCGGCACCGTGGTCACCTGCGGTTCGAGCACCGGCTACGACCACCACTTCGACAACCGCTATCTGTGGATGAACCTCAAGCGGATCGTGGGCAGCCACGCCGCCAACCTGCAGGAGCAGTGGGAGTGCAACCGCCTCTTCCAGCTCGGCCGCCTCACCCCCGTCCTCTCCGACGTGTATCCGCTGGAGAAGGTCGGCGAGGCGGCCGCCCTCGTCCAGCGCAACGAACACCTCGGCAAGGTCGGTGTGCTGTGCCTGGCGCCCGAGCCCGGTCTCGGCGTCACCGACCCCGAGCGGCGCCTGGCCCTGGACCCGGAGGGCAGGAACCCGTTCGCCGCGCGGCGGCCCGAACGGGCCTGA
- a CDS encoding crotonase/enoyl-CoA hydratase family protein has protein sequence MTGELRQDRAAEADGGREEGRADGAAPGSAADVLVERRGPVLVVRLNRPRVRNALTRAMAERIAAAFAELDESAELRVGVLTGTPPAFCAGMDLAAFARGERASLPGRGFGGLTERPPAKPLIAAVEGAAVGGGFEMVLACDMVVASVDAAFALPEVRRGLVAAAGGLLRLPRAIAPVVAMEMALTGEPIDAQRAFALGLVNRVVPAGTAVAAACELGERIAAHAGHAVLASKAVLAGARDGELAEQYRSHRALLADIIDSPGARAGARDFVHGRTGGHSGGHSGGRR, from the coding sequence GTGACCGGAGAGCTGAGGCAGGACCGCGCCGCCGAGGCGGACGGCGGCCGCGAAGAGGGCCGCGCCGACGGCGCCGCCCCCGGGAGCGCCGCCGACGTGCTCGTCGAGCGGCGCGGCCCGGTCCTCGTGGTGCGACTGAACCGGCCCCGCGTGCGCAACGCGCTGACCCGCGCGATGGCGGAGCGCATCGCCGCCGCCTTCGCCGAGTTGGACGAGAGCGCGGAGCTGCGGGTGGGCGTGCTCACGGGTACACCGCCGGCGTTCTGCGCCGGGATGGACCTCGCGGCCTTCGCCCGTGGCGAGCGGGCCTCCCTGCCGGGTCGCGGCTTCGGAGGCCTGACGGAGCGTCCACCGGCCAAGCCGTTGATCGCCGCCGTGGAGGGGGCCGCGGTGGGCGGTGGCTTCGAGATGGTGCTCGCGTGCGACATGGTGGTGGCGTCGGTGGACGCCGCGTTCGCACTGCCCGAGGTTCGCCGGGGCCTGGTGGCCGCGGCCGGTGGTCTGCTGCGGCTGCCGCGGGCGATCGCCCCCGTCGTGGCGATGGAGATGGCTCTGACGGGCGAACCGATCGACGCGCAGCGCGCTTTCGCGTTGGGTCTGGTCAATCGCGTGGTGCCGGCGGGGACGGCCGTGGCGGCCGCCTGTGAGTTGGGGGAGAGGATCGCAGCGCACGCGGGCCACGCCGTCCTGGCGAGCAAGGCCGTCCTTGCCGGGGCGCGTGACGGGGAGCTGGCCGAACAGTACCGCTCGCATCGTGCGTTGCTGGCCGACATCATCGATTCCCCCGGCGCGCGCGCCGGAGCACGCGACTTCGTCCACGGCCGTACGGGTGGGCATTCGGGTGGGCATTCGGGTGGGAGGAGATGA
- a CDS encoding response regulator transcription factor, whose translation MQALGVLVVDRHPVIRYALSSLLDTRVAWTAEAATSDEAWNVVRNSCPGVVVLELELEGTTSGADLCQQVKAMENSPRVVVFTGDTSPGAVVAAISAGADSFLHKSVGSAELVDAVVRTHLGQRMWILGKNERDHIDVRSVTSDGLPAITRREEEVLSLVLRRYTNEEIAGELSLAPQTIKNQVSSALRKLGVSGRRELFRKYSFQASVATGAGARG comes from the coding sequence ATGCAAGCGTTAGGTGTCCTCGTCGTGGACCGGCATCCCGTCATCAGGTACGCCCTGTCATCCCTGCTGGACACCAGAGTGGCGTGGACCGCGGAGGCGGCGACGAGCGACGAGGCGTGGAACGTCGTCAGAAACTCCTGCCCGGGTGTCGTCGTGCTCGAACTGGAGCTGGAGGGCACGACCAGCGGCGCCGACCTGTGCCAGCAGGTGAAGGCCATGGAGAACTCGCCCCGGGTCGTCGTCTTCACCGGGGACACCTCACCCGGTGCCGTCGTCGCCGCGATCTCAGCCGGGGCTGACAGCTTCCTGCACAAGAGCGTGGGCAGCGCCGAGCTGGTGGACGCGGTGGTGCGCACCCACCTCGGCCAGCGCATGTGGATACTCGGCAAGAACGAACGCGACCACATAGACGTCCGGAGCGTCACGTCCGACGGGCTGCCCGCCATCACCCGCAGGGAGGAAGAGGTCCTCAGCCTCGTGCTGCGGCGGTACACCAACGAAGAGATCGCCGGCGAACTCTCCCTGGCGCCGCAGACCATAAAGAACCAAGTCAGCAGCGCGCTGCGGAAACTGGGCGTCAGCGGACGCCGCGAGCTGTTCCGCAAGTACTCCTTCCAGGCGAGCGTGGCCACCGGAGCCGGAGCCAGGGGCTGA
- a CDS encoding lytic polysaccharide monooxygenase auxiliary activity family 9 protein — protein sequence MDKKRKIAAMIGAGLAPVLALTLPTGSASAHGYVNAPASRQAQCAQGTVSCGEIKWEPQSVEGPKGLRSCSGGNARFAELDDDSKGWRVSDVSRTQTFTWTFTARHRTANYEYFVDGTKVATIDGGNQQPPATVSHQVNLGNATGRHKVLAVWNIGDTANAFYACIDVNIR from the coding sequence ATGGACAAGAAGCGGAAGATAGCCGCCATGATCGGCGCCGGTCTGGCGCCGGTCCTCGCCCTCACCCTGCCGACCGGCTCGGCCAGCGCGCACGGATACGTCAACGCGCCCGCGAGCCGTCAGGCGCAGTGCGCCCAGGGCACGGTGTCGTGCGGCGAGATCAAGTGGGAGCCGCAGAGCGTGGAGGGCCCCAAGGGGCTGCGCAGCTGCAGCGGCGGCAACGCCAGGTTCGCGGAGCTCGACGACGACAGCAAGGGCTGGCGGGTCAGCGACGTCAGCAGGACACAGACGTTCACCTGGACGTTCACGGCGCGGCACCGCACCGCGAACTACGAGTACTTCGTCGACGGCACCAAGGTCGCCACCATCGACGGCGGCAACCAGCAGCCGCCCGCCACCGTCTCGCACCAGGTCAACCTCGGCAACGCCACCGGCAGGCACAAGGTCCTCGCGGTCTGGAACATCGGCGACACGGCCAACGCCTTCTACGCGTGCATCGACGTCAACATCCGCTGA
- a CDS encoding PucR family transcriptional regulator, translating to MDACTLGDLVEVVGSPSLRLRTAPAGAAVPVTEVLLYDAHVPLPYAPGALLLAVGVPTAEAEPLVRAAAQAGMAGVVVRGEGGPVGAAEAGGVALLTVDDEAAWHHVHLMLASAIDGRSTHGVGLGDLFALADAIAAATGGATAVEDPRGRILAYSTVPGQPVDEDRRQGILGLQVPGSLDNAEQVRLVFAADRPVRLPPLTAGVLPRLATAVRAGGEALGSVWVVDDGTLAPDAEQTLAQGASTAALLLLRTRAAQELARHQNTDLLRRLLDGSADASTAAHRLGLDAVRVAAFVLDSAASVPDAERTSLRLLDVVRLQCEARYGRHACVLLDGVVYALLPASGEADAGRAAQERAGGGRHRRLAEDIVRRAGRSLRVPVRAALGAVVADLGGVADSRADADLVLRLVHDALPVATVDEVRPRVTLLRLSEVMRERREFKEGAWRRVLAADAEHGSDYARTLVAWFDAGCDVASAAKALSVHPNTCRYRLKQAGRQLGIDLEDPDERLVLWLQLRTLAGIGGAGSGPGDTPG from the coding sequence ATGGACGCCTGTACGCTCGGCGACCTGGTGGAGGTCGTCGGGAGCCCGTCGCTGCGGCTGCGCACCGCGCCCGCCGGAGCCGCCGTCCCGGTCACCGAAGTGCTGCTGTACGACGCACACGTCCCGCTGCCGTACGCGCCCGGAGCCCTGCTGCTCGCGGTCGGTGTGCCGACGGCGGAGGCGGAACCGCTGGTGCGGGCCGCGGCACAGGCCGGGATGGCCGGTGTCGTGGTGCGGGGCGAGGGCGGGCCGGTCGGTGCGGCCGAGGCGGGCGGGGTCGCGCTGCTCACGGTCGACGACGAGGCGGCCTGGCACCACGTGCACCTGATGCTGGCCTCGGCGATCGACGGCCGGTCCACCCACGGTGTCGGCCTGGGGGACCTGTTCGCGCTGGCCGACGCGATCGCGGCGGCGACGGGCGGGGCGACGGCGGTCGAGGATCCGCGCGGACGCATCCTGGCCTACTCCACCGTGCCCGGCCAGCCGGTCGACGAGGACCGCCGCCAGGGCATCCTGGGCCTTCAGGTGCCGGGCAGCCTGGACAACGCGGAACAGGTCCGGCTGGTGTTCGCCGCGGACAGACCGGTGCGGCTGCCCCCGCTCACGGCCGGCGTCCTGCCGAGGCTCGCCACCGCCGTGCGGGCGGGCGGCGAGGCGCTCGGCTCGGTCTGGGTGGTCGACGACGGCACGCTGGCCCCGGACGCCGAGCAGACCCTGGCCCAGGGCGCGTCCACGGCCGCGCTCCTGCTCCTGCGCACCCGCGCGGCCCAGGAGCTGGCCCGGCACCAGAACACCGACCTGCTGCGCCGGCTGCTCGACGGCTCGGCGGACGCCTCGACGGCCGCGCACCGCCTCGGCCTCGACGCCGTGCGCGTGGCCGCGTTCGTGCTGGACTCGGCGGCGAGCGTGCCGGACGCCGAGCGGACGTCGCTGCGCCTGCTCGACGTCGTACGCCTGCAGTGCGAGGCGCGCTACGGACGGCACGCGTGCGTGCTCCTGGACGGGGTGGTGTACGCGCTGCTGCCCGCTTCGGGGGAGGCGGACGCGGGACGCGCAGCGCAGGAACGGGCGGGCGGCGGGCGGCACCGGCGTCTCGCCGAGGACATCGTGCGCCGGGCCGGGCGGTCGCTGCGGGTGCCGGTACGGGCCGCGCTCGGCGCGGTGGTGGCGGACCTCGGCGGGGTCGCGGACTCGCGCGCCGACGCGGATCTGGTCCTGCGGCTGGTGCACGACGCGCTGCCGGTCGCGACGGTCGACGAGGTGCGCCCCCGGGTGACGCTGCTGCGGCTCTCCGAAGTGATGCGCGAGCGACGGGAGTTCAAGGAGGGTGCCTGGCGTCGGGTGCTCGCGGCGGACGCCGAGCACGGCAGCGACTACGCCCGCACCCTGGTGGCCTGGTTCGACGCCGGATGCGACGTGGCGAGCGCGGCCAAGGCGCTCTCCGTCCACCCCAACACCTGCCGCTACCGCCTCAAGCAGGCCGGCCGCCAGCTCGGCATCGACCTGGAGGACCCCGACGAACGCCTCGTCCTCTGGCTGCAGTTGAGGACCCTGGCCGGGATCGGCGGCGCCGGATCCGGGCCGGGCGACACGCCGGGGTGA
- a CDS encoding serine hydrolase domain-containing protein, translating into MRRRTSAAVTLAFTASVLTAPAASAATDSSGGPASSPRCDVKPVQAALKALSGVGASGISVTVRSPRCGVRKSGVGLADLRTGRKAMGNEHSRIASNTKTWTATVVLQLVGEGKLRLDDTVEDHLPGLIRTKDYDGRKITIRQLLQHTSGLPDYLEAPFWEDDEEHRWDHIEPLLTVEQALRLPPPDDRTRDGFSYSNTNYNLAGLIVTEVTGRSIGTEIERRIIKRLGLRETYWPGDRVTLRKPDLRGYVERNGTLVDKTEWNTSAADASGALVSSGADVTAFWTALMSGKLLAPAQLAEMKRTIPDDSAGSRYGLGVERYEPGPGLVAWGHSGYMETGHKLRNAVTDDGERAVTLLIGSESFDEEKVDAVVSRLIRDLR; encoded by the coding sequence ATGCGACGCAGGACAAGCGCTGCCGTGACCTTGGCGTTCACGGCCTCCGTGCTGACGGCCCCGGCCGCGTCGGCCGCGACGGACTCGTCCGGGGGACCTGCTTCCTCGCCCCGGTGCGACGTCAAGCCCGTCCAGGCGGCGTTGAAGGCGCTGAGCGGTGTCGGCGCCTCGGGGATCAGCGTGACGGTGCGGAGTCCGCGCTGCGGCGTGCGCAAGAGCGGTGTCGGTCTCGCCGACCTCAGGACGGGCCGCAAGGCCATGGGCAACGAGCACAGCCGGATCGCCAGCAACACCAAGACGTGGACCGCCACGGTCGTGCTGCAGCTCGTCGGCGAGGGCAAGCTCAGGCTGGACGACACCGTCGAGGACCATCTGCCCGGGCTGATCCGCACCAAGGACTACGACGGTCGCAAGATCACGATCCGTCAGCTGCTCCAGCACACCAGCGGCCTGCCCGACTACCTGGAAGCGCCGTTCTGGGAGGACGACGAGGAGCACCGCTGGGACCACATCGAGCCCTTGCTGACGGTCGAGCAGGCGCTGAGGCTGCCGCCGCCCGACGACAGGACCCGGGACGGCTTCTCGTACTCCAACACGAACTACAACCTGGCCGGGCTGATCGTCACGGAGGTCACGGGGCGGAGCATCGGCACCGAGATCGAGCGGCGCATCATCAAGCGGCTCGGACTGCGCGAGACGTACTGGCCCGGCGACCGCGTCACCCTCCGCAAGCCGGACCTGCGCGGCTACGTGGAGCGCAACGGCACCCTCGTGGACAAGACGGAGTGGAACACCTCCGCGGCCGACGCGTCAGGGGCGCTGGTCTCCTCCGGTGCGGACGTGACGGCCTTCTGGACGGCGCTGATGTCCGGCAAGCTGCTCGCCCCCGCACAGCTCGCCGAGATGAAGCGGACGATCCCCGATGACTCCGCGGGTTCGCGCTACGGCCTGGGAGTCGAGCGCTACGAGCCGGGGCCGGGCCTCGTCGCGTGGGGACACAGCGGCTACATGGAGACCGGCCACAAGCTCAGGAACGCCGTCACCGACGACGGCGAGCGGGCCGTGACGCTCCTCATCGGCTCGGAGTCCTTCGACGAGGAGAAGGTGGACGCCGTCGTCAGCCGACTCATCCGCGACCTGCGCTGA
- a CDS encoding dipeptidase: MSLGLHHRAVVADAHNDLLMAVSARPPKRWGSYFRERWLPQLREGGVDIQVLPVFIDEQYRPEGALRQTLRMIECGHAIAEANAGHVALCLDGADIDRALADDKIALVLALESAPGVDASVELFSTLHRLGVRIASIAHWGRTPLADGSRENATGSRLTAPGVEALREMERLGMLFDISHLGDSGVAHVLELASRPLIATHSCARALRDHHRNLTDEQIRGVARTGGVVCVNFVADFLTDDESKVSVERVVDHIEHVVSVAGIDHVGLGADFLDEIIADLTPPCCENADDEDPLFRFPGLEGPADMPRVTEAMVRRGLPEEDIRKILGGNTRRLMSTHMG; the protein is encoded by the coding sequence GTGTCTCTGGGCCTGCACCACCGCGCCGTCGTCGCCGACGCCCACAACGACCTCCTCATGGCCGTCTCCGCGCGCCCGCCGAAGCGGTGGGGAAGCTACTTCCGGGAGCGGTGGCTGCCGCAACTGCGCGAGGGCGGCGTCGACATCCAGGTCCTGCCGGTGTTCATCGATGAGCAGTACCGCCCCGAAGGAGCGCTGCGGCAGACCCTCCGCATGATCGAGTGCGGCCACGCCATCGCCGAGGCCAACGCCGGACACGTCGCCCTGTGCCTCGACGGCGCGGACATCGACAGGGCCCTCGCCGACGACAAGATCGCCCTCGTGCTCGCCCTGGAGAGCGCCCCCGGCGTGGACGCCTCCGTCGAACTGTTCTCCACCCTGCACCGGCTCGGCGTACGCATCGCCTCGATCGCCCACTGGGGACGGACACCGCTCGCCGACGGCAGCCGGGAGAACGCCACCGGCAGCCGCCTGACCGCCCCCGGCGTCGAGGCACTGCGGGAGATGGAACGCCTCGGCATGCTCTTCGACATCTCCCACCTGGGCGACAGCGGCGTCGCCCACGTACTGGAGCTCGCTTCCCGCCCGCTCATCGCCACCCACTCCTGCGCCCGCGCGCTGCGCGACCACCACCGTAACCTCACCGACGAACAGATCCGCGGCGTGGCCCGCACCGGCGGCGTGGTGTGTGTGAACTTCGTGGCGGACTTCCTGACCGACGACGAGTCGAAGGTGAGCGTCGAGCGGGTCGTCGACCACATCGAGCACGTCGTCTCGGTCGCCGGGATCGACCACGTCGGCCTCGGGGCGGACTTCCTCGACGAGATCATCGCGGACCTCACTCCGCCCTGCTGCGAGAACGCCGACGACGAGGACCCCCTGTTCCGCTTCCCCGGCCTGGAAGGCCCGGCCGACATGCCCCGGGTCACCGAGGCGATGGTCCGCCGGGGGCTGCCCGAGGAGGACATCCGCAAGATCCTGGGCGGGAACACCCGCCGCCTCATGAGCACGCACATGGGCTGA
- a CDS encoding M20 family metallopeptidase — MLADLEELVTCESYSADHAAVARSAQVVAAQGRRLLGAAPRTLVTAGVTHVRWTFGTPRVLLLGHHDTVWPMGSLATHPWSVEQGIARGPGVFDMKAGLVQMFHALASLPSLDGLCVLVTGDEETGSDTSRRLIEDIARQCTATFVLEASAPGGALKTSRKGVSLYDITVHGRAAHSGLEPAKGVNAATELAHQLLALQSVADTVTASTGPGTTVTPTVMRAGSASNTVPARAELSVDVRVPDAAAQEAVDRLIRNLEPRNPAARLQIDGGPNRPPLAPDTSRKLFALAVEEAAWLGLGPLSQTAVGGASDGNYTAGVGCPTLDGLGAVGDGAHADHEHVLTATMPDRARLLARLIGAVR, encoded by the coding sequence ATGCTCGCCGACCTCGAAGAACTCGTCACCTGCGAGTCCTACTCGGCCGACCACGCCGCCGTGGCCCGCAGCGCCCAGGTGGTCGCGGCCCAGGGCCGCCGACTGCTCGGCGCCGCACCCCGAACCCTGGTCACCGCGGGCGTCACCCACGTGCGCTGGACCTTCGGCACGCCGCGCGTCCTGCTCCTCGGCCATCACGACACCGTGTGGCCGATGGGCTCCCTCGCCACCCACCCCTGGTCGGTGGAGCAGGGCATCGCCCGCGGCCCCGGGGTCTTCGACATGAAGGCGGGCCTCGTCCAGATGTTCCACGCCCTCGCCTCGCTGCCCTCCCTCGACGGCCTCTGCGTCCTCGTCACCGGGGACGAGGAGACGGGCTCGGACACCTCCCGCCGACTCATCGAGGACATCGCGCGCCAGTGCACGGCCACCTTCGTCCTGGAGGCCTCGGCGCCCGGCGGCGCCCTGAAGACGAGCCGCAAGGGCGTGTCCCTCTACGACATCACCGTCCACGGCCGCGCCGCCCACTCCGGCCTCGAACCGGCGAAGGGCGTCAACGCGGCCACCGAACTCGCCCACCAACTCCTCGCCCTGCAGAGCGTCGCCGACACCGTCACCGCCTCCACCGGGCCCGGCACGACCGTCACGCCCACCGTGATGCGGGCGGGCAGCGCGAGCAACACCGTGCCCGCGCGGGCCGAGCTGAGCGTGGACGTCCGCGTACCCGACGCGGCGGCGCAGGAAGCGGTCGACCGGCTCATCAGGAACCTGGAGCCGCGGAACCCCGCCGCCCGGCTGCAGATCGACGGCGGCCCCAACCGGCCGCCCCTCGCCCCCGACACCTCACGGAAACTGTTCGCCCTGGCCGTCGAGGAAGCCGCCTGGCTCGGCCTCGGCCCGCTGTCGCAGACCGCGGTCGGCGGGGCCTCCGACGGCAACTACACCGCCGGCGTCGGCTGCCCCACGCTCGACGGCCTCGGCGCGGTCGGCGACGGCGCGCACGCCGACCACGAACACGTACTCACCGCCACGATGCCGGACCGGGCCCGGCTCCTGGCCCGCCTGATCGGAGCGGTGCGATGA
- a CDS encoding GNAT family N-acetyltransferase: MDDFEAVSLLYADIWGSEPGRSPLSAEAMRALSHAGNYVAGAYEDGRLVGASVAFFGAPIGTSLHSHITGAVMGRGVGLALKRHQRQWALARRLTRITWTYDPLIRRNAHFNLVKLGACPREYLTSFYGAMDDAINGGDESDRVLAAWDLTAPAPLAASELPADAAHGLRDHGGHPETVAIDADTVLVDLPDDIEALRRTDPGAARAWRLALRHTLGGLLAEGARVVGFHERRRYVVRRTAPDS; this comes from the coding sequence ATGGACGACTTCGAAGCGGTCAGCCTCCTCTACGCCGACATCTGGGGCAGCGAACCCGGCCGCTCACCCCTCTCGGCCGAGGCCATGCGCGCCCTCTCCCACGCGGGCAACTACGTGGCCGGGGCGTACGAGGACGGCCGCCTTGTGGGCGCGTCCGTCGCCTTCTTCGGCGCACCCATAGGCACCAGCCTGCACTCCCACATCACCGGCGCCGTCATGGGCCGCGGGGTGGGCCTCGCCCTCAAGAGGCACCAGCGGCAGTGGGCCCTCGCCCGCCGACTGACGCGCATCACCTGGACCTACGACCCGCTCATCCGCCGCAACGCCCACTTCAACCTCGTCAAACTCGGCGCGTGCCCGCGGGAGTACCTGACCTCCTTCTACGGGGCGATGGACGACGCCATCAACGGCGGCGACGAGTCGGACCGCGTCCTGGCCGCCTGGGACCTCACCGCCCCCGCTCCGCTCGCCGCGAGCGAGCTGCCCGCCGACGCCGCCCACGGACTGCGCGATCACGGAGGCCACCCGGAGACCGTCGCGATCGACGCCGACACCGTCCTCGTCGACCTCCCGGACGACATCGAGGCCCTGCGCCGCACGGACCCCGGCGCCGCCCGGGCCTGGCGCCTCGCCCTGCGCCACACCCTCGGCGGGCTCCTCGCCGAAGGCGCCCGTGTCGTCGGCTTCCACGAACGCCGCCGCTACGTGGTCCGCCGCACCGCCCCCGATTCCTGA
- the menC gene encoding o-succinylbenzoate synthase, translated as MRTKISGVELRRIAMPLVAPFRTSFGVETSRDVLLVRVVTADGEGWAECAAMSEPRYCSEYVDGAQHVLREFLIPALPKDGLDAQAVGRVLDPFTGHRMAKSALETALLDARLRGAGESFGSYLGAARDRVPCGVSVGIMDSVPELLDAVEAYIAEGYVRIKLKIEPGWDVEPVRAVRERFGDELLLQVDANAAYTLADTQHLTALDDFGLLLIEQPLANDDMVQHAALAKRLRTPVCLDESIESAAHAAAAITLGACSVINVKPARVGGYLEARRIHDIASAHGVPVWCGGMLETGIGRAANVALAALPGFTLPGDTSGSHRYFATDITEPFVLADGHLDVPTGPGLGVLPLPDALDEVTTSREWIAL; from the coding sequence ATGAGGACCAAGATCTCCGGCGTCGAACTGCGCCGGATCGCGATGCCGCTCGTCGCCCCGTTCCGCACCTCCTTCGGCGTGGAGACCAGCCGCGACGTGCTCCTGGTCCGCGTCGTCACCGCCGACGGCGAGGGCTGGGCCGAGTGCGCGGCCATGTCCGAGCCCCGCTACTGCTCCGAGTACGTCGACGGCGCCCAGCACGTCCTGCGCGAGTTCCTGATCCCCGCCCTGCCGAAGGACGGCCTGGACGCGCAGGCGGTCGGCCGGGTCCTGGACCCCTTCACCGGCCACCGCATGGCGAAGTCCGCGCTGGAGACCGCCCTCCTCGACGCCCGACTGCGGGGCGCGGGCGAGTCGTTCGGGTCCTACCTGGGTGCCGCCAGGGACCGGGTTCCGTGCGGCGTCTCCGTCGGCATCATGGACTCCGTCCCCGAACTCCTGGACGCCGTCGAGGCCTACATCGCCGAGGGCTACGTCCGGATCAAGCTGAAGATCGAACCCGGCTGGGACGTCGAGCCCGTGCGCGCCGTGCGCGAGCGCTTCGGCGACGAACTGCTCCTGCAGGTGGACGCCAACGCCGCCTACACCTTGGCGGACACCCAGCACCTCACCGCACTCGACGACTTCGGCCTGCTCCTGATCGAACAGCCCCTGGCGAACGACGACATGGTGCAGCACGCCGCACTCGCCAAGCGGCTGCGCACCCCGGTCTGCCTGGACGAGTCCATCGAGTCCGCCGCGCACGCGGCCGCGGCGATCACCCTCGGCGCCTGCTCCGTCATCAACGTCAAGCCCGCCCGGGTCGGCGGCTATCTCGAAGCCCGCCGCATCCACGACATCGCGAGCGCCCACGGCGTCCCCGTCTGGTGCGGCGGCATGCTGGAGACCGGCATCGGCCGCGCCGCCAACGTCGCCCTCGCCGCCCTGCCCGGATTCACCCTCCCCGGCGACACCTCCGGCTCCCACCGCTACTTCGCCACCGACATCACGGAGCCCTTCGTCCTCGCCGACGGCCACCTCGACGTCCCCACCGGCCCCGGCCTCGGCGTCCTGCCGCTGCCCGACGCCCTCGACGAAGTCACCACTTCCCGCGAGTGGATAGCCCTGTAA